CATTTACCGTTACCCCTGCAAAACTAACCCATTACTCAGAAACGTATAATTGGCTGTCCACGATCCATAAAAACATGTTAAAGTTAGTGATGAGAGTATAATAACAAGGCTGCGTATGTGCCCCATCAGAAAAAAACATGCATATGGGGGACGAGAGAATGGGACAAAATAAATCCTCGATGAAAAAAGTCGCAGAGTTGTTGAATGAAATGCGTAGTGCGGGTATGATTACAAATTATGCACTTTTTGGCGCGATCGCTCAAATTAGATACACCCAACCTTTGGCTACTCTGGATGTGGACGTGCTGGTGACCATGCCCTCAGAGGAAGGACTGGATGTCCTGCGCCCGCTTTACGAGTATTGCGCCAAGAAAGGATACCGCGCGGAGGGCGAAGCGATTCGCGTGGGTGCATGGCCGGTACAGTTCGTCCCCGTGTTTAGCCCGCTGACTCGGGAGGCAGTAGAGGATGCGGATTCCGTCGATTTCGAGGGGGTTCCGCTCCGCGTCGTGCGCGCCGACCACCTATCCATAATTGCGCTGAGCGTTGGCAGGGCAAAAGATTTCGCGCGGATACTCGCTCTTCTGGAGGCGGGGAGCGTCACCCCCGCAGCTATCGAGGCTCTTGCGGCGAGGCATGGGCTATCCTCGGCGTGGGAAAGGTTTAAGACAAGGTTCGTAGATGCGTGATATTAAAGAGATGCTGATGCGGCGGGCAGAATGGCAGAATAACCGTACCCGCCAGCCCTGGCCTGATAAGATAAGACAGGTCGAAGCGGTGCTGGATACCGCTCGCTGGTTTCAAGACGCACGCGACAGGGCACGGCAGCCGAAAAAGGGACAGCCCCCCTTTCCCTCAGAGTACCCTGAATAGATTGGAGTTCTCCACGGGCAGGCCGTCGATGCGGACGGAGTTTTTTGTGTCGCGCCTGTCTCGGATGATTGCAGAGCAAATTATGTATCGGTGGGGGATATAGTGCTATTCCAGTGTAGTTTGCAGGGATTGGAGCCGATGCAATATCTCGCCCTTCGTCAGTCCTTGTATGGCGAACAGCTTGTCCCTCGAGTGTTCCCCGGAAATAATGGTAATATCAGATCTCCTCAGGCCGAGCTTGCCGGCGAGGAACTTTACCGCGGCCCGGTTGGCTTTGCCATCCTCCGGCGCTGCCGCCACTCTGATTTTCAATGCTCCCGCGTGTTCCCCCACGATCGCATCTGCCGAGGCTTTCGGCTGCACCTTCACCCTCATGCGGAGGGTCCCGTCCTGTTCTCTTATCTCTATCGGGTTTTGCCTGCCTTCGAAGGAGTTATTTTTGTCATTTGTCATTTGGTATTTGAGTTTGTGGAGCTATCCTCCACGGCTCAACTCCTCCGCCCGTTCGCACGCCGTTTTGATCGCATCCACAATCGCTTTTTTGACCTTTCGTTCCTCCAGAACCTTTATCGCCGCCGCTGTTGTCCCGCCGGGTGAGGTCACCCTCTTGCGCAGTTCTTCAGGCGCCTGGCGGGAGGTCTCGGCGAGCCTGATGGCGCCAATCATTGTCTGGATAGCAATCGCCAATGCCTGCGCGGGCAGGAAACCGAGTTGCTCTCCCGCCATCGCCATGGCTTCAAGGAAATAATATACGTAGGCGGGTCCGCTCCCGGAGAGGGCGGTGGCCGCGTCCATCAGCTCCTCCTTGACCTCGATCTCTTTTCCCAGGGCCTTGAGGATAAATTTTACATGCTCGACGTCCTCATCCTTCACATAGCTTCCACGCGCCCAGAGCGAGATACCCTCCCCGATCAGCGCGGGCGTGTTCGGCATGATTCTGATCACCGCCACCTCCCTGCGGAGCGCCGTTTCGATCTTCGCGATGGTGATCCCCGCGGCGATGGAGAGCACCAGCTTCCCACCGGTCTCCACGGCGGAGAGCTCGGCAAGCACGTCGGACATGTTCTGCGGCTTCACCGCGATAACTATCAGGTTGCTCGAATCCACACAGACAGCGTTCGCCCCCGCCGCGCTGACGCCAAAGGTATTTCGCAGATGCTCAAGCCGTTCTTTTTTCAGGTCGCTCACGCATATGTCCGAGGCGAGACACAACCCGGCGTTGAGGAGACCGTGGATGAACGCCTCGGCCATATTGCCGCCGCCTATAAACCCTATCTTCTTATCGAATGCACGCGCCATACGATATCCTCCCTTAGCTTACTTTGAAATATCATCCTTCGAATATCGCGGTCCCCACACGCACCATTGTGGCCCCCTCTTCCACCGCAACTTCAAAATCCTGCGTCATACCCATCGAGAGCTGGCGCATCTTCACGCCGGGAAACCCCTGCCGCGCGATCTCTCCCGCGAGCTCCCGGAGACGCCGGAAGACAGGCCGAACCCTTTCAGAATCTTCAGACATAGGTGACATGGTCATGA
This sequence is a window from Candidatus Auribacterota bacterium. Protein-coding genes within it:
- a CDS encoding DUF167 domain-containing protein, with amino-acid sequence MTNDKNNSFEGRQNPIEIREQDGTLRMRVKVQPKASADAIVGEHAGALKIRVAAAPEDGKANRAAVKFLAGKLGLRRSDITIISGEHSRDKLFAIQGLTKGEILHRLQSLQTTLE
- the proC gene encoding pyrroline-5-carboxylate reductase — encoded protein: MARAFDKKIGFIGGGNMAEAFIHGLLNAGLCLASDICVSDLKKERLEHLRNTFGVSAAGANAVCVDSSNLIVIAVKPQNMSDVLAELSAVETGGKLVLSIAAGITIAKIETALRREVAVIRIMPNTPALIGEGISLWARGSYVKDEDVEHVKFILKALGKEIEVKEELMDAATALSGSGPAYVYYFLEAMAMAGEQLGFLPAQALAIAIQTMIGAIRLAETSRQAPEELRKRVTSPGGTTAAAIKVLEERKVKKAIVDAIKTACERAEELSRGG